In Panthera leo isolate Ple1 chromosome E3, P.leo_Ple1_pat1.1, whole genome shotgun sequence, a genomic segment contains:
- the EPO gene encoding erythropoietin isoform X1, producing MKAKEAEPERWEGSGWERQAGGRGTGCVNLLLQTHSAWHSFLECPALLLLLSLLLLPLGLPVLGAPPRLICDSRVLERYILEAREAENVTMGCAEGCSFSENITVPDTKVNFYTWKRMDVGQQAVEVWQGLALLSEAILRGQALLANSSQPSETLQLHVDKAVSSLRSLTSLLRALGAQKEATSLPEATSAAPLRTFTVDTLCKLFRIYSNFLRGKLTLYTGEACQRGDR from the exons ATGAAGGCCAAGGAGGCAGAACCCGAGCGCTGGGAAGGTTCGGGGTGGGAGCGACAAGCTGGGGGCAGAGGAACGGGATGTGTGAACCTGCTGCTCCAAACACACTCAGCCTGGCActcttttctagaatgtcctgCCCTGCTGCTTCTGCTATCTTTGCTGCTGCTTCCCCTGGGCCTCCCAGTCCTGGGCGCCCCCCCTCGCCTCATCTGTGACAGCCGAGTCCTGGAGAGGTACAttctggaggccagggaggccGAAAATGTCACG ATGGGCTGTGCTGAAGGCTGCAGCTTCAGTGAGAATATCACTGTCCCAGACACCAAGGTCAACTTCTATACCTGGAAGAGGATGGAC GTCGGGCAGCAGGCTGTGGAAGTCTGGCAGGGCCTCGCCCTGCTCTCAGAAGCCATCCTGCGGGGCCAGGCCCTGCTGGCCAACTCCTCCCAGCCATCTGAGACCCTGCAGCTGCATGTGGATAAAGCCGTCAGCAGCCTGCGCAGCCTCACCTCCCTGCTTCGGGCACTGGGAGCCCAG AAGGAAGCCACCTCCCTTCCAGAGGCAACCTCTGCTGCTCCACTCCGAACATTCACTGTCGATACTTTGTGCAAACTTTTCCGAATCTACTCCAACTTCCTGCGGGGAAAGCTGACGCTGTACACAGGGGAGGCCTGCCAAAGAGGAGACAGGTGA
- the EPO gene encoding erythropoietin isoform X2: protein MGSCECPALLLLLSLLLLPLGLPVLGAPPRLICDSRVLERYILEAREAENVTMGCAEGCSFSENITVPDTKVNFYTWKRMDVGQQAVEVWQGLALLSEAILRGQALLANSSQPSETLQLHVDKAVSSLRSLTSLLRALGAQKEATSLPEATSAAPLRTFTVDTLCKLFRIYSNFLRGKLTLYTGEACQRGDR from the exons ATGGGGTCGTGCG aatgtcctgCCCTGCTGCTTCTGCTATCTTTGCTGCTGCTTCCCCTGGGCCTCCCAGTCCTGGGCGCCCCCCCTCGCCTCATCTGTGACAGCCGAGTCCTGGAGAGGTACAttctggaggccagggaggccGAAAATGTCACG ATGGGCTGTGCTGAAGGCTGCAGCTTCAGTGAGAATATCACTGTCCCAGACACCAAGGTCAACTTCTATACCTGGAAGAGGATGGAC GTCGGGCAGCAGGCTGTGGAAGTCTGGCAGGGCCTCGCCCTGCTCTCAGAAGCCATCCTGCGGGGCCAGGCCCTGCTGGCCAACTCCTCCCAGCCATCTGAGACCCTGCAGCTGCATGTGGATAAAGCCGTCAGCAGCCTGCGCAGCCTCACCTCCCTGCTTCGGGCACTGGGAGCCCAG AAGGAAGCCACCTCCCTTCCAGAGGCAACCTCTGCTGCTCCACTCCGAACATTCACTGTCGATACTTTGTGCAAACTTTTCCGAATCTACTCCAACTTCCTGCGGGGAAAGCTGACGCTGTACACAGGGGAGGCCTGCCAAAGAGGAGACAGGTGA